One Panicum virgatum strain AP13 chromosome 3N, P.virgatum_v5, whole genome shotgun sequence DNA segment encodes these proteins:
- the LOC120667727 gene encoding uncharacterized abhydrolase domain-containing protein DDB_G0269086-like encodes MAQIPAAMEVALQGLRGLQERGAAIDPANLEAEAAATEERRYAAEAAANATREAELARREAEAASRVAALDARTQALTDREETAHREAAAEAAAKDRAAEVEREARDHASAAAQDAATKVKEARLLLKGEKQEAAHRVTIAKAVAFDATTRAAATEEKAAHLDAAEGIVQGFEDEARTQTLAVAREVVNTLVPVALAAILPRTIFGASVRL; translated from the exons ATGGCGCAGATCCCCGCCGCGATGGAGGTGGCACTCCAGGGCCTGCGCGGGCTCCAAGAGCGTGGAGCTGCGATCGACCCCGCCAATCTGGAG gcggaggccgcggcgacGGAGGAGCGGCGCTACGCGGCAGAAGCGGCCGCCAACGCCACCAGGGAGGCAGAGCTCGCGCGGAGGGAGGCGGAGGCAGCCTCTCGCGTGGCGGCCTTGGACGCGCGCACCCAGGCCTTGACTGACCGGGAGGAGACCGCCCATCGAGAGGCggccgccgaggcggcggccaaGGATCGGGCGGCGGAGGTTGAGCGGGAGGCGCGCGACCATGCCTCGGCTGCGGCCCAGGATGCGGCCACCAAGGTGAAGGAGGCTCGGCTCCTCCTCAAGGGTGAGAAGCAGGAGGCCGCCCACCGTGTCACAATTGCGAAGGCGGTGGCCTTTGACGCCACGACGCGTGCCGCGGCCACTGAAGAGAAAGCCGCCCATCTGGACGCGGCGGAGGGCATCGTCCAGGGGTTTGAAGACGAGGCACGCACCCAgaccctcgccgtggcgagagAAGTGGTGAATACCTTGGTCCCGGTGGCCCTGGCGGCCATCCTGCCAAGGACG ATATTCGGCGCCTCCGTGCGCTTGTAA